Genomic window (Ferrovibrio sp. MS7):
TGCTCTATGCGCAAGGATACAGGCGGGACGAGATTCTGGGGCGTTGACATCGGTCCGTTTACGCCCTAGCTTTCCTGCCATGCACAGCCGCGCCGTCTTTAACTATTGGTATTTTACACTGCTGACATAGCGGTGACGGTTCGTATGTGACAAACGACCCAATGCCGCCGCAGCCAACCGGCGGCATTCGTTTTTTCCCACATAATTCGATGCTTCCGGCCTCCGGCGGAAACCCCAAGGAGAAGTACCGTGAGCACGCTTACAACCCATATTGAAACCCTGGACCTGCCGCGCGAGGCATTGCGCCAGGGCATGGACCTGGTTGACCTGCTGGTCACCACCCGACTGGCCAATGACCGCAGCGATGCGCGCCACCTGATCCGCTCCGCCAAGGCACGGATGAATGGCCGCGTGGTGGCACACGAAGGTGTCACTGCCGGACTTGACGATCTCGACACCAATGGCCTGCTGCGGCTGGCCGCCGGCGATGGCACCGAGATGCTGGTGCGCGCGGCTTAAAGCTGCATGTAGCCATGGTCGGCGGCATTGCCGCCGCAGACCATGATGCCGACGCGCTCACCATGCGCCGGCTTGTAGGCGCCAGAGAGCAACGCCGCGAAAGCCGTGGCGCCGCCCGGTTCGGTGGCGAGCCGCAGCTTGTCCCACAGCACCGCCTGCGCCATGCGGATGGCATCGTCGGGCACCAGAACGCTCGCAGCGACAAACTGCTGCGCGATCGGGAACATCAACTGCCCGACCTGGCGCGGCGCCAGCGAGTCCGACGCGATGCCGCCGGCCGGCGCATCCACCGGCTGTCCGGCCTTGAGCGCCATGTTTAGTGTCGGCGCGGTTTCCGGCTCCACGGCGATAACGCGCGTGCGGCCCCGATACCAGGCGGCGATGCCACCGATGAAACCGCCGCCACCGACCGCAACCAGCACGCTATCGAGGTCCGGCACCTGCTGCTCGAATTCGAGGCCGCAGGTGCCTTGGCCGAGCAAGGTTTCCGGCTGGTCATAAGCATGTACCGGCAGCGCGCCGCTTTCCGCGCGCCAAGCCTCCGATGCCGCCAAGGCATCGGCATAGCGTTCGCCTTCGATCACCAGATCGGCGCCATAGGCGCGGATACGGGCAATCTTGGCGCGCGAGGCGACACTCGGCACATAGATGCGCGCCGGCAGGCCGAGCCGCATCGCCGCATAGGCCACCGCCGCGCCGTGATTGCCGCCAGAGGCCGCCACCACACCCGCTTTTGGCACAGTGCTGCCAAGCAGGTTGGCGAAAGCGCCACGCGGCTTGAACGAGCCGGTATGCTGCAGCAATTCCAGTTTAAGCTGGATATCGCCGCCATCGAGGCCGAAATCACTGGCCGCCACGGCGATCACCGGGGTGCGCCGCACATGCGGGCGAATGCGCCCCTCGGTAGCGGCAATGGCCTCTCGATTGATCATGGGCGATCTCCTTGTACCGCGGCCTTCTGCGGCGGCCTTCTGCGGCGGTATGCCGCCACCTGCTAACCTGCCCGGGGCTGGACCGCAAGCCGGCGCGCGCTATGATCAGACCATGAGCTCATTCGTCCATGCTATGATTCCGGTTGCCATCGGCGCCACCTTCATCGTGCTGTGCATTGGCATCTATGCCCTGTTCCGCGGCGGGCGGTTCAACCGGTCCTATTCCAACCTGCTGATGCGCTGGCGCATCCTGCTGCAATTCATCGCCATCTGCCTGATCGCCCTGGCCGGCCTGGTGCTGGGGAAGTAGCCCCATGGTCAAGCTGGACAAGATCTATACGCGCGGCGGCGACAAGGGCCAGACCTCGCTGGTCGACGGCACCCGCGTGCCCAAGCACGACCTGCGCGTCGCCGCCTACGGCACTGCCGACGAGACCAATGCGGCGCTCGGACTGGCACGCCTGCATACCAAGGACCTGCCGGACCTCGATGCTATGCTCGGGCGTATCCAGAATGATCTGTTCGATCTCGGCGCCGACCTTGCCACGCCGGAGCAGGAGGCACCGAAATGGGAGCCGTTGCGCATCGTGCAGGCGCAGGTCGACCGCCTGGAAGCCGAGATCGATGCGATGAACGCGCAGATCCCGCCGCTGCATTCCTTCATCCTGCCGGGCGGTTCGCCGGCCGCCGCCTATCTGCATCTGGCGCGCACGCTGTCGCGCCGCGCCGAGCGGCTTGCCGTCGAGCTCACCGAACGCGAGACGATCAATCCGATGGTGGTTAAATACCTGAACCGGCTCTCCGACCACCTGTTCGTGGCCGCGCGGCATGCCAACAACAACGGCGCCAGCGATGTGCTCTGGGTGCCGGGCCAGAACCGCTAGACCCGGTCAGAGTTCGCTGCCGGTTTCCTCGGCCACCTTCTGGCGGATCACGCGCAGGGATTCCATCAGCTCGCGGCCGATAGCGCCGCCATCACCCTTGATATCGGCGCCGACCACGGCGCGCAGGGCATCGACATGGGTGCGGACCAGCGGCAGCCGGGCTTCGTCCACATCCTTGATCATATCGAGCAGCTTGCAATAGGAATCGCAGACCGCCGTGACCAGCGGATAACCGAAAGTACCGCCCTGGCCGCGCAATTCATGCGCCACACGACGCAGGTCGAGCAGGTAACGCTGGCGGCCGGCAAGGTCGGTCTCGGCATTGCGCAGCAAATCGATGATCGTCTGGGTATCGCGCTTGAGGATGCTGCCGAATTCGTTCTTCAGCGCAGCCACGCGCTGGTCGGCAGTCTTCAGCATGTCGTCGGCATTCTTGCCCACCGGCCGCGCCTTGCGCGCGATCAGGTTGGGATTGCCGATGAATTCAACGTCGTCGCTCATTGGTCTTCCTTGCGCCGCTTCGGGCCGCGATAGCTGTCCGCCCGGCGGCGGCGGCGATCCGGCCCGAAGAAACTCTTGGTCTTCACGAACTGCCTGGGCCGCTCG
Coding sequences:
- a CDS encoding threonine/serine dehydratase, with amino-acid sequence MINREAIAATEGRIRPHVRRTPVIAVAASDFGLDGGDIQLKLELLQHTGSFKPRGAFANLLGSTVPKAGVVAASGGNHGAAVAYAAMRLGLPARIYVPSVASRAKIARIRAYGADLVIEGERYADALAASEAWRAESGALPVHAYDQPETLLGQGTCGLEFEQQVPDLDSVLVAVGGGGFIGGIAAWYRGRTRVIAVEPETAPTLNMALKAGQPVDAPAGGIASDSLAPRQVGQLMFPIAQQFVAASVLVPDDAIRMAQAVLWDKLRLATEPGGATAFAALLSGAYKPAHGERVGIMVCGGNAADHGYMQL
- a CDS encoding Hpt domain-containing protein; its protein translation is MSDDVEFIGNPNLIARKARPVGKNADDMLKTADQRVAALKNEFGSILKRDTQTIIDLLRNAETDLAGRQRYLLDLRRVAHELRGQGGTFGYPLVTAVCDSYCKLLDMIKDVDEARLPLVRTHVDALRAVVGADIKGDGGAIGRELMESLRVIRQKVAEETGSEL
- a CDS encoding cob(I)yrinic acid a,c-diamide adenosyltransferase — its product is MVKLDKIYTRGGDKGQTSLVDGTRVPKHDLRVAAYGTADETNAALGLARLHTKDLPDLDAMLGRIQNDLFDLGADLATPEQEAPKWEPLRIVQAQVDRLEAEIDAMNAQIPPLHSFILPGGSPAAAYLHLARTLSRRAERLAVELTERETINPMVVKYLNRLSDHLFVAARHANNNGASDVLWVPGQNR
- a CDS encoding twin transmembrane helix small protein yields the protein MSSFVHAMIPVAIGATFIVLCIGIYALFRGGRFNRSYSNLLMRWRILLQFIAICLIALAGLVLGK